A part of Bacteroidales bacterium genomic DNA contains:
- a CDS encoding HAD family hydrolase, producing the protein MNYSHFIFDIDGTMLDTEKAVLVSLQDTLKEVESKDYDLNDLRFVLGIPGITALNKLNLKNAEHTYFIWNEYLKKHLDAVTLFPGIEELVKKLRQKGIKPGIITSKNRFEFNQDFVPFGLAGFFETVICMEDSERPKPSADPMLAYLKKAGISNKEALYIGDTAYDRQCAFSAGVDFGLALWGYNATERIDATYYFTSPKEVWERFSV; encoded by the coding sequence ATGAACTACAGTCACTTTATTTTTGATATAGACGGCACAATGCTTGATACCGAAAAGGCTGTCCTGGTCTCTTTACAGGATACTCTTAAAGAAGTTGAAAGCAAGGACTATGACCTGAATGATCTGAGGTTTGTCCTTGGAATACCCGGAATTACCGCACTCAACAAACTCAATCTGAAAAATGCTGAACATACTTATTTCATCTGGAACGAATACCTCAAGAAGCATCTCGATGCAGTAACCTTATTCCCGGGTATTGAAGAACTTGTAAAAAAGCTCAGGCAAAAAGGAATAAAACCGGGTATCATTACTTCGAAAAACAGGTTTGAATTTAACCAGGATTTTGTGCCTTTCGGCCTGGCTGGTTTCTTTGAAACGGTAATCTGCATGGAGGACAGTGAAAGACCTAAACCTTCTGCTGATCCCATGCTGGCATACCTTAAAAAAGCAGGAATTAGCAATAAAGAGGCTCTCTATATTGGGGACACCGCTTATGACAGGCAATGTGCCTTTTCTGCGGGGGTCGACTTTGGCCTGGCGCTATGGGGTTACAATGCGACGGAAAGGATTGATGCGACGTATTATTTTACTTCGCCGAAGGAAGTGTGGGAGAGGTTTAGTGTTTGA
- a CDS encoding DJ-1/PfpI family protein, which produces MKKVLLLLADGFESFEASAFIDVIGWNHAEGDMSTELFSCALKKEIKSSFNQKFIVDYLLDEIDIHSFDALAIPGGFEIYGFYNDAYNEKFLDVIRRFKTENKVIASICVGSLPVAKSGILINKNATVYDSVKRRKELLEFGANVLDQPIVLDDNIITSWNPSTAINVALLLLELLTSKANSDKVRKLMGF; this is translated from the coding sequence ATGAAGAAAGTATTATTGCTATTGGCCGATGGCTTTGAATCCTTTGAGGCAAGCGCATTTATTGATGTGATCGGATGGAATCATGCTGAAGGCGATATGTCGACAGAACTGTTTTCCTGCGCCCTTAAAAAGGAAATTAAGAGCTCATTCAACCAGAAATTTATTGTTGATTATTTACTAGATGAAATTGATATCCATTCATTTGATGCCCTGGCGATTCCGGGAGGATTTGAAATTTACGGCTTTTATAATGATGCCTACAATGAAAAGTTCCTGGATGTGATCCGGAGGTTCAAAACAGAAAATAAAGTGATTGCGTCCATTTGTGTAGGTTCACTGCCTGTGGCGAAGAGCGGTATTCTGATAAATAAAAATGCAACAGTTTATGACAGTGTCAAAAGGAGAAAAGAACTCTTGGAATTTGGAGCCAATGTATTGGATCAGCCAATCGTTTTGGATGATAATATCATCACATCCTGGAATCCTTCTACAGCAATTAATGTAGCCTTGTTATTACTTGAATTGCTAACCTCAAAAGCAAATTCAGATAAAGTAAGAAAACTGATGGGATTTTAA
- a CDS encoding dihydrofolate reductase family protein, translating to MRNLVFFMHASLDGFVAGSKGELNWVTVNDEIFDFVSTMTDKADTALYGRVTYQMMEAYWPGAGEQPNASKHDKEHSVWYKNVSKVVLSKTISETGSENTTVIRDNLTENIIRLKQQPGKNILIFGSPRASHSLLELGLIDEYWIFLNPVLLGQGIPLFKNIKERTKLRLLENKPFTSGVIALHYSNQ from the coding sequence ATGAGAAACCTTGTATTTTTTATGCATGCTTCACTTGACGGTTTTGTGGCCGGTTCAAAAGGTGAATTAAACTGGGTAACCGTCAATGATGAAATATTCGATTTTGTATCCACAATGACCGACAAGGCTGATACTGCTCTTTATGGAAGGGTGACCTACCAGATGATGGAGGCATACTGGCCGGGGGCAGGTGAGCAGCCCAATGCAAGCAAACACGATAAGGAACACTCTGTCTGGTATAAAAATGTTTCAAAGGTTGTTCTGTCAAAAACAATAAGTGAAACCGGATCAGAAAACACTACTGTCATACGTGACAATCTCACAGAAAATATAATCCGGTTAAAACAACAACCCGGTAAAAATATTCTGATTTTTGGCAGTCCGCGCGCTTCACACTCCCTGTTAGAACTTGGTTTAATAGATGAGTATTGGATATTTCTGAATCCGGTTTTATTGGGACAGGGTATTCCCTTGTTTAAAAACATTAAGGAAAGGACCAAACTGAGGCTCCTGGAAAATAAACCTTTTACTTCAGGAGTAATTGCACTCCATTACAGTAACCAATAA
- a CDS encoding TMEM175 family protein yields the protein MQKGRVEAFSDGVLAIIITIMVLEIKVPHGNEFKDLIPVIPIFLSYVLSFIYVGIYWVNHHHLLHTITKVTGSILWANLHLLFWLSLVPFVTGWMGENHFSRNTVALYGVIMFMAAVSYYILQQIILKTQGNDSMLAKAIGKDLKGKLSVILYLSAIILSWVNSYLAGFIYVLVALIWLIPDRRIEKALK from the coding sequence ATGCAAAAAGGTCGGGTTGAAGCATTCAGTGACGGAGTACTGGCGATTATCATTACCATTATGGTACTTGAAATTAAGGTGCCCCATGGAAATGAGTTCAAAGATCTGATACCGGTCATTCCGATTTTCCTCAGTTATGTCCTCAGTTTTATTTATGTCGGAATTTACTGGGTTAATCACCATCACCTGCTTCATACCATTACAAAAGTTACGGGATCGATACTCTGGGCTAACCTGCATTTGCTTTTCTGGCTTTCCCTGGTTCCGTTTGTAACCGGGTGGATGGGCGAAAATCACTTCAGCAGGAACACTGTGGCGTTATATGGTGTTATCATGTTCATGGCAGCCGTTTCATACTATATTCTTCAGCAGATCATTCTCAAAACCCAGGGAAACGACAGTATGCTGGCAAAAGCCATAGGAAAGGACCTTAAAGGCAAACTGTCGGTTATATTATATCTTTCGGCAATTATCCTGAGCTGGGTAAACTCATACCTTGCAGGTTTTATATACGTGCTGGTGGCTTTGATATGGCTGATACCCGACAGGCGCATTGAGAAAGCACTTAAGTAG
- a CDS encoding diacylglycerol kinase family protein, translated as MKQNRFLVAERLKSFKHAFNGLRILFKEEHNAQIHFFAAVSAILAGFLFDISVYEWLAIVFAIGFVITMEIANTAIEGISDFVSPKKNDKIKRIKDLSAAGVLVSAITALIIGLIIFVPKFLSRF; from the coding sequence ATGAAACAAAATAGATTTTTGGTAGCCGAACGGCTGAAAAGCTTCAAACATGCCTTTAACGGGTTAAGGATCCTGTTTAAAGAAGAGCATAACGCCCAAATTCATTTCTTTGCGGCAGTGAGCGCAATCCTTGCGGGGTTCCTTTTCGACATATCCGTGTATGAATGGCTTGCCATTGTTTTTGCAATAGGATTCGTGATTACCATGGAAATAGCCAATACAGCAATTGAGGGTATATCAGATTTTGTATCACCCAAAAAGAATGACAAGATTAAAAGAATTAAAGATTTGTCAGCAGCAGGCGTTTTGGTAAGCGCTATAACAGCATTGATTATTGGATTAATCATATTTGTACCAAAATTTCTCAGTCGGTTTTAA
- a CDS encoding T9SS type A sorting domain-containing protein: MIRPDDKVIVNENNIPENSLKAFKRNNVLYIEGITDHADLSIFDAAGKLILKKRVSGNEDQVYTGNLAKGLYTVYISINGEQEYKCFKFIR, encoded by the coding sequence GTGATTCGTCCGGATGATAAAGTGATTGTGAATGAAAATAACATTCCTGAGAACAGTCTGAAAGCTTTTAAAAGAAACAATGTGCTCTATATTGAAGGAATAACTGACCATGCCGATCTGTCGATTTTTGATGCTGCAGGAAAACTGATTCTTAAAAAGAGAGTCTCTGGCAATGAAGATCAGGTATACACAGGTAATTTAGCTAAAGGATTATATACTGTATATATAAGTATCAACGGAGAACAGGAATATAAATGTTTTAAATTTATCAGGTAA
- a CDS encoding VOC family protein, translated as MTETNRTVFAPQLFIPEGTMDISFYTKAFNATVIREFRNDDGTLLVAELSIGPTLFHLHEERPAKGQFEPRKIKGVTTLIGLFVEDVDSVVKSALDAGARLLNPAQDYDYGYRQAEILDPFGHQWMIENRLTQ; from the coding sequence ATGACTGAAACTAATCGTACTGTTTTTGCGCCGCAACTGTTTATCCCTGAAGGAACAATGGATATTTCCTTTTATACTAAAGCATTCAATGCAACAGTAATCAGGGAATTCCGGAATGATGACGGCACCCTGCTTGTGGCAGAACTGTCGATTGGCCCGACCCTGTTTCACCTGCATGAAGAGAGACCGGCAAAGGGACAGTTTGAACCCCGAAAGATAAAGGGGGTCACAACCCTTATCGGACTATTTGTTGAAGATGTGGATTCAGTTGTAAAGAGTGCGCTGGATGCAGGAGCCAGGTTGCTGAATCCGGCTCAGGATTATGATTATGGCTACCGGCAGGCAGAAATTCTGGATCCTTTCGGTCATCAGTGGATGATTGAGAATAGGCTCACTCAGTGA
- a CDS encoding class I SAM-dependent methyltransferase: MSQEKYMVCPVGVAFSFDNRLRKIFQDPVNILRPYIQPGMKILDLGCGPGFFTLAIAYLLHNSGEVIAADLQQGMLDIIYNKITATRLASRIRLHPCKKDTIGLAEQVDFTLAFWMVHEVPDQDRLFSELYSLLKPGGLLFIIEPIIHVKKKDFEKMLGKAISVGFEVKNTPRVFFSRSVLMAKS, encoded by the coding sequence ATGAGCCAGGAAAAATACATGGTTTGTCCTGTCGGAGTTGCTTTCAGCTTCGATAACCGTTTAAGGAAAATATTTCAGGATCCGGTTAATATTCTCAGGCCTTATATTCAACCCGGTATGAAGATTCTTGACCTTGGATGCGGCCCGGGATTCTTCACGCTTGCCATAGCCTATCTTCTGCATAATTCAGGTGAGGTAATTGCTGCTGATCTTCAGCAGGGAATGCTTGATATAATTTATAATAAAATAACCGCTACCCGGCTTGCTTCAAGAATAAGGCTTCATCCCTGCAAAAAAGATACGATTGGCCTTGCTGAACAGGTGGATTTTACGCTGGCCTTCTGGATGGTTCATGAGGTACCGGATCAGGACAGATTGTTTTCTGAGCTCTATTCATTGCTGAAACCGGGCGGATTACTTTTCATTATAGAACCAATAATCCATGTCAAAAAGAAGGATTTCGAAAAAATGCTCGGAAAAGCAATATCAGTCGGGTTTGAAGTTAAAAATACCCCCCGTGTGTTCTTTAGCAGGTCAGTACTGATGGCCAAGAGTTGA
- a CDS encoding alpha/beta hydrolase-fold protein: protein MKSKLISVLILSFILSTIIKAQTLPENTVKADNCLPGRSYPRIYDDGRVVFQLVAPEATQVSADITGKKFPLQKDDKGVWTGTTEPIVEGFHYYAFIVDGARVSDPSTITYFGADAAMSGIDIPSADMKFFQPQNVPHGEVRARYYYSPVRKTTRRCFVYTPPDYDKNPDKRYPVLYLQHGWAEDETGWSNQGKMNFILDNLIAEKKAVPMIVVMDNGDISGLQFNVVNWDIPQSITSTGKDKIEFQELIIRDIIPMIDSCYRTLSDRDHRAMAGLSWGGLQTFEIVFNNIDKFAYMGAFSGALMVRENIDITTLYGGLLKRPDEINSKMKLIWMGTGTAEGNWSQSFRDKLTGLGVKNIVFYESQNTAHEWLTWRRCLHEFATYLFK from the coding sequence ATGAAATCTAAACTTATTTCTGTCCTGATTCTGAGTTTTATTTTAAGCACTATTATAAAGGCTCAGACTTTACCTGAAAACACCGTTAAAGCCGACAATTGCCTTCCCGGAAGATCGTATCCGCGAATTTATGATGACGGTAGAGTAGTGTTTCAACTGGTTGCTCCCGAAGCCACACAGGTTTCGGCAGATATTACAGGCAAAAAATTCCCTCTTCAAAAGGACGACAAGGGAGTGTGGACAGGTACAACAGAGCCCATTGTGGAAGGCTTTCATTACTATGCTTTCATTGTTGACGGCGCAAGAGTTTCTGATCCGTCAACTATCACCTATTTTGGGGCCGATGCTGCAATGAGCGGGATTGATATTCCGTCTGCCGACATGAAGTTTTTTCAGCCGCAGAATGTCCCGCATGGTGAAGTAAGAGCCAGGTATTACTATTCACCTGTACGCAAAACAACACGTCGTTGTTTTGTTTACACTCCCCCCGATTATGATAAGAACCCGGATAAAAGATATCCTGTACTGTATCTTCAGCACGGATGGGCGGAAGACGAGACAGGATGGAGCAACCAGGGCAAAATGAACTTCATTCTTGATAACCTCATTGCCGAAAAGAAAGCAGTGCCCATGATCGTCGTGATGGATAACGGCGATATCTCAGGATTGCAGTTTAACGTGGTCAACTGGGATATCCCTCAATCAATAACTTCTACCGGGAAAGACAAAATTGAATTCCAGGAGCTGATCATCAGGGATATCATTCCCATGATCGATTCATGTTACAGGACACTATCCGACCGTGATCACCGGGCTATGGCAGGATTGTCATGGGGAGGACTTCAAACATTTGAAATTGTGTTTAATAACATCGATAAATTTGCCTACATGGGTGCCTTCAGCGGTGCGCTGATGGTAAGAGAGAATATTGATATCACTACACTTTATGGTGGATTACTGAAACGGCCCGATGAGATCAATTCGAAAATGAAACTCATCTGGATGGGAACGGGAACCGCAGAAGGGAACTGGTCGCAGAGTTTCAGGGATAAGCTGACAGGATTGGGCGTGAAGAATATTGTCTTTTATGAATCACAGAATACAGCCCATGAATGGCTTACCTGGAGAAGATGTTTGCACGAGTTTGCGACGTATTTGTTTAAGTAG
- a CDS encoding ATP-binding protein — protein MNYFKSILNNRFKKDILFTIAFGVLSLIFQFIYFNIPGVKGVQSDLRELPLLIAIIHLSNPFYSIGLSAISSINFSLSLNDYFHNFIGHAIPLFILWYFFNMLNRQQFNIVKNAIASVALVLIYYLISIQLALISFNGFIVLTSVESYTQHLSKLFVGVQYEMTYTAIAISFYYVQHKLRIELQNHQQALEKTVNERTEHLHVVIEELKKAQNHLVQSEKMASLGTLVTGVAHEINNPLNFISGGIHIMKDIKPEIEKSVSDELKESYTLATNIINEGFDRSVDIVNALMSFSIKGESRKEYLNIHSIIDNTLLFMMSIIPKDIVISKEFALAVPVPVYVEKLHQIFINLFNNAVFALNSDRIKEKMILIKTSRKDNSAVIEISNSGPPIAEEHLSQIFDPFFTTKDPDKGKGLGLSICYTYINEHKGKISAVNIENSVKFIIELPLND, from the coding sequence ATGAATTATTTTAAGAGTATTCTCAACAATCGCTTCAAAAAAGATATCCTTTTCACCATTGCCTTTGGTGTTCTTTCTCTTATTTTTCAATTTATTTATTTCAATATTCCCGGGGTAAAAGGAGTGCAAAGCGATCTCAGGGAATTACCTTTACTGATTGCTATCATTCATCTTTCAAACCCTTTTTACAGTATAGGTTTAAGTGCGATTTCTTCCATTAATTTTTCACTTAGCTTAAACGATTACTTTCATAATTTCATAGGGCACGCAATTCCCTTGTTTATCTTGTGGTATTTTTTCAATATGCTGAACAGGCAACAATTTAATATTGTAAAAAACGCCATTGCAAGCGTGGCCCTTGTTCTGATTTATTACCTGATTTCAATTCAACTGGCCCTGATTTCATTTAATGGATTCATTGTTTTAACCAGCGTTGAAAGTTACACTCAGCATCTCAGCAAATTATTTGTCGGAGTGCAATATGAAATGACTTATACGGCCATAGCCATTTCTTTTTATTATGTGCAACACAAATTACGGATCGAGCTGCAGAATCATCAACAGGCTCTTGAAAAGACTGTGAATGAAAGAACAGAGCATCTGCATGTTGTTATCGAAGAACTTAAAAAGGCCCAGAATCATCTTGTTCAATCCGAAAAGATGGCCTCATTGGGCACACTTGTCACCGGAGTTGCCCATGAAATCAATAACCCGCTTAATTTCATTTCCGGTGGAATTCATATCATGAAAGATATTAAACCTGAGATTGAAAAGAGCGTATCGGATGAATTGAAGGAATCCTATACTTTGGCCACCAATATTATCAATGAAGGATTTGATCGTTCAGTCGATATTGTCAATGCGTTAATGTCTTTTTCAATTAAAGGCGAATCAAGGAAAGAATACCTGAACATACACTCCATCATTGATAATACGTTATTATTCATGATGTCTATTATTCCAAAAGACATCGTTATTTCAAAAGAATTTGCATTAGCAGTACCCGTTCCCGTATATGTTGAAAAATTGCATCAGATATTCATAAATCTATTTAATAACGCTGTCTTCGCGTTGAATTCAGACCGGATCAAAGAAAAAATGATTTTAATTAAAACTTCCAGAAAGGACAATAGTGCTGTAATTGAGATTTCAAATTCCGGACCGCCAATCGCAGAAGAACACCTCAGCCAGATTTTTGATCCATTCTTTACCACCAAGGATCCGGATAAAGGCAAAGGACTGGGATTATCAATTTGCTATACCTATATCAATGAACATAAGGGAAAAATCAGCGCAGTTAATATTGAAAACAGCGTGAAATTCATTATTGAATTACCTTTGAATGATTAA
- the ggt gene encoding gamma-glutamyltransferase, producing MRFFSIFLIGLLGCIPAGLTQTGDAVSGKNGMVVCSDRNASEIGLQILKKGGNAIDAAVAMSFALAVTYPEAGNIGGGGFLIYYRNDGLITSIDFREKAPLKADSAMFLDTEGKIKDNSNHEGVLSAGVPGTVAGLELAHKKYGKLDWKELVEPAVNLAENGFAITENLSRNFNYGIDNFLKYPSTTKAFLKKDNSAYLPGELWRQPDLASTLKRIQESGMEDFYNGKTAQLICEFMKNNGGMITAEDLKQYKAVERKPVHCNYRGYDVYSMGPPSSGGIVITEALNILEGFDLKGMGHNSVQYLHSLSEAMRLAFLDRAKYLGDPDFQNIPVQKLCSKEYAHTLQKLILPDTSLASKAGDVNQLNEGPHTTHLSVMDSHGNAVSLTYTIEGWFGSGMVVEGAGFLLNNEMGDFNPMPGITDNFGNIGTRPNLVAPGKRMLSSMSPTIVLKDEKPFLVIGSPGGRTIPNTVLQVVLNVIDFDMNISDALTQKRIHHQWMPDTTILEYNTLSDASLREFRKIGHETDTGNGYRLGEAMGILFDSKNHIYSGKADPRSPDGTALGY from the coding sequence ATGCGATTTTTTTCAATTTTTCTGATTGGCCTTTTAGGTTGTATACCTGCAGGGCTTACCCAAACAGGCGATGCGGTTTCAGGCAAAAACGGAATGGTGGTTTGTTCTGACCGGAATGCTTCTGAAATCGGGCTGCAAATCCTGAAAAAGGGAGGTAATGCCATTGATGCTGCCGTTGCCATGTCATTTGCGCTCGCAGTTACTTATCCTGAGGCCGGAAATATCGGGGGAGGAGGATTCCTTATATATTACCGGAATGACGGGCTCATAACAAGTATCGATTTCAGGGAAAAAGCTCCGCTGAAAGCCGATTCAGCCATGTTTCTGGATACCGAAGGAAAAATCAAAGACAATAGCAACCACGAAGGTGTTTTGTCAGCCGGTGTTCCCGGAACAGTTGCGGGATTGGAATTAGCGCATAAAAAATATGGTAAGCTTGACTGGAAGGAACTGGTTGAACCGGCTGTTAACCTTGCTGAAAACGGCTTCGCGATCACTGAAAATTTATCAAGGAACTTTAATTATGGAATTGATAATTTTCTGAAGTATCCGTCAACAACAAAAGCATTTTTGAAAAAAGATAACTCCGCATATTTGCCCGGAGAACTCTGGCGTCAACCCGACCTTGCTTCTACTTTAAAGAGAATTCAGGAATCCGGCATGGAAGACTTTTACAACGGAAAAACCGCGCAGTTGATTTGCGAATTTATGAAGAATAACGGGGGAATGATTACTGCTGAAGATCTGAAACAATATAAGGCTGTTGAAAGAAAACCGGTTCATTGCAATTACAGGGGCTACGATGTATATTCAATGGGGCCGCCAAGTTCAGGAGGAATTGTAATTACTGAAGCGCTGAATATTCTCGAAGGTTTTGATCTGAAGGGAATGGGCCATAACTCGGTTCAATATTTACATTCATTATCAGAGGCCATGCGGCTTGCTTTTCTTGACCGCGCCAAATACCTGGGGGATCCTGATTTTCAGAATATTCCGGTGCAAAAACTATGTAGTAAGGAATATGCACATACACTTCAAAAGCTCATTCTTCCTGATACATCCTTAGCTTCCAAAGCCGGGGATGTAAATCAATTGAACGAAGGTCCTCATACTACCCATTTATCGGTTATGGATTCTCATGGTAATGCCGTATCACTCACTTATACCATTGAAGGCTGGTTCGGATCAGGTATGGTTGTAGAAGGAGCCGGTTTCCTTCTCAACAATGAGATGGGCGATTTCAATCCGATGCCCGGAATAACTGACAATTTTGGTAACATTGGTACAAGACCGAACCTGGTTGCACCCGGAAAAAGGATGTTATCCAGTATGAGTCCAACCATTGTACTGAAAGATGAAAAACCGTTCCTGGTCATTGGTTCGCCCGGAGGCCGGACGATACCCAATACGGTACTTCAGGTTGTGCTGAATGTAATCGATTTTGATATGAATATTTCGGACGCCCTTACTCAAAAACGTATACATCATCAATGGATGCCGGATACCACCATACTGGAATATAATACGCTTTCAGATGCCTCCCTTAGAGAGTTCCGTAAAATAGGGCATGAAACGGATACTGGCAATGGTTACAGGCTTGGAGAAGCCATGGGTATCCTGTTTGATTCAAAAAATCATATCTATTCGGGAAAAGCCGATCCCCGAAGTCCCGATGGAACGGCTTTAGGGTACTAG
- a CDS encoding alpha/beta hydrolase — protein sequence MKLDYIIKGTGDISLLFVHGAFIDKDYWQEQLEYFSKTYKVVLVDLAGHGRSDKNRDNWSIQSLGDDIISVIVESGLSNIILIGHSLGGDVILEVADKIPDLITGFIGIDNFKYAGTALPPSITKQIEQALIMMKSDFPSVSEAFARQSLLTDSTDDQIRNRIIKDYKNFDPETGVALLTSSFTYFNRERELLQRLRFKLHLINVDYVPTNEDLLKLYAHSGYLVMNIKGTCHYPMIENPSEFNHLLETAVLNILSSQKSAF from the coding sequence ATGAAACTCGATTACATTATCAAAGGTACAGGCGATATTTCGCTTTTATTTGTCCACGGTGCATTTATTGATAAGGATTATTGGCAGGAACAGCTTGAATATTTCAGCAAAACCTATAAAGTAGTACTAGTCGATTTAGCCGGTCATGGCAGATCAGACAAAAATCGTGATAACTGGTCAATTCAGTCGCTGGGTGATGATATTATTTCTGTTATTGTTGAATCAGGCCTTTCCAATATTATTTTAATCGGGCATTCGCTTGGCGGTGATGTCATTTTAGAGGTTGCCGATAAAATACCGGATTTAATTACTGGCTTTATTGGTATTGACAATTTTAAATATGCCGGAACAGCATTGCCACCAAGTATTACCAAACAGATTGAACAGGCACTGATTATGATGAAAAGTGATTTCCCTTCTGTCTCGGAAGCATTTGCGCGACAATCCTTATTGACAGACAGTACTGATGACCAGATAAGGAATCGCATTATAAAGGATTACAAAAACTTTGACCCTGAAACAGGAGTTGCATTATTAACATCGAGCTTCACCTATTTCAACCGTGAAAGGGAATTATTACAGCGATTGCGATTTAAATTACATTTGATTAATGTTGATTATGTGCCAACCAATGAAGACTTACTGAAGTTGTATGCACACTCCGGTTATTTAGTCATGAATATTAAAGGTACCTGTCATTATCCCATGATTGAAAATCCATCGGAATTCAATCATCTTCTGGAAACGGCAGTATTGAATATTCTGTCAAGCCAAAAATCTGCTTTTTAG
- a CDS encoding DUF3795 domain-containing protein, which yields MTAQNQIISFCGDVCSLCPRYVATRNNDIEALKRFAALWFKLGFRPEVIDPEQMKCYGCNRDMACSQGINDCIHLQNINNCGECQHFPCDKINAVFEKTDKTNTICKGKCTEEEYNVLCNAFLLKREILTRINTEHRNKNHFH from the coding sequence ATGACAGCTCAAAATCAGATTATTTCATTTTGCGGAGATGTGTGTTCATTGTGCCCGCGCTATGTTGCAACACGGAACAACGATATCGAAGCCTTAAAAAGATTTGCCGCTTTGTGGTTTAAATTGGGATTCCGGCCTGAAGTCATTGACCCGGAGCAAATGAAGTGTTATGGTTGCAACCGGGATATGGCCTGCAGTCAAGGGATTAATGACTGCATACACCTTCAGAACATTAACAATTGCGGAGAATGCCAACATTTTCCCTGTGATAAAATAAATGCCGTGTTCGAAAAAACGGATAAAACCAATACGATCTGCAAAGGAAAATGCACAGAAGAGGAATACAATGTTCTTTGTAACGCGTTTTTACTGAAACGGGAAATTCTTACAAGGATAAACACAGAACACCGAAACAAAAACCATTTTCATTAA
- a CDS encoding DUF1361 domain-containing protein → MIRELKESNRYKETIFLGALSILCFSLSIFRLLYSDTRLFLFLNWNLFLAFLPWLFTSLILVYPRFQNVKLNFILVILWLLFFPNAPYILTDLFHLRLNSTMPIWFDLVLILSFAWTGLMFGFMSLWDIENLLSKKINKKLIPFISLSLLFLGSFGIYIGRYLRWNSWDVIRQPYSLAYDIGDRIINPFHHRQTWGMTLFMFIFLTIIYWSFKFIKKRDN, encoded by the coding sequence ATGATTCGTGAATTAAAAGAGTCAAACCGTTATAAGGAAACCATATTTCTTGGTGCACTGAGTATTCTGTGTTTTAGTCTTTCAATTTTCCGGCTGTTGTATTCGGACACCCGATTATTTCTCTTTCTTAACTGGAATCTTTTTCTGGCTTTTCTCCCCTGGTTGTTTACATCGTTAATACTTGTATACCCGAGATTCCAGAATGTAAAACTGAATTTCATTTTAGTGATTTTATGGCTGTTATTTTTCCCAAATGCCCCTTACATCCTTACCGATTTATTTCATTTAAGATTGAATTCAACCATGCCGATATGGTTCGACCTGGTTCTGATCCTGTCGTTTGCATGGACAGGATTGATGTTCGGATTCATGAGTCTGTGGGATATTGAAAACTTATTAAGCAAAAAAATCAATAAAAAGTTAATTCCTTTTATTTCCCTGAGTTTGCTGTTTCTCGGAAGTTTTGGTATTTATATCGGAAGGTATTTACGTTGGAACAGTTGGGATGTAATAAGACAACCCTATTCATTGGCTTATGATATCGGGGACAGAATTATAAACCCGTTTCACCATCGGCAAACGTGGGGAATGACACTATTTATGTTCATATTCTTAACCATCATTTACTGGTCGTTTAAGTTTATTAAGAAAAGGGATAATTAG